A genome region from Proteus vulgaris includes the following:
- a CDS encoding glycoside hydrolase family 105 protein translates to MEHANTETLQREFVLQNMKRVYRYQSANQVRSVRRRSGKTRFIKDTDWERGVLWSCVSAAWQATQDEEYLNGVLNYTLHTGFRTGPNARFADDHVCVQAYLAVSPLFEQTEILEPTIKAFDIMLDDPKPGREDWWWCDALFMAPPGFATLAEITNERRYLDYMHTAYWDAIEHLRDPETGLIFRDHRYIPDGEGNELREANGEKVFWSRGIGWVLASIPRILKYMPDDYHGRERYIALFKELATSILDYQHEDGFWRTSLLDPDNFPAPESSATALFCYGLAWGINQGVLEKEVYLPALNRAWSALQTCIHDNGMIGWVQLPAFNPREVKFEHNMDYGAGAYLLAGSEVLSLL, encoded by the coding sequence ATGGAACACGCTAATACAGAGACTTTGCAAAGAGAGTTTGTATTACAAAACATGAAGCGAGTGTATCGTTATCAATCGGCTAATCAAGTTCGTAGTGTTCGCCGCCGTAGTGGTAAAACCCGTTTTATTAAAGACACTGATTGGGAGCGCGGTGTTTTATGGAGTTGCGTAAGTGCCGCATGGCAGGCAACGCAAGACGAAGAGTATCTTAATGGTGTGTTGAATTACACGTTACATACAGGATTTAGAACGGGTCCTAATGCTCGTTTCGCAGATGATCATGTTTGTGTACAAGCTTATCTTGCAGTAAGTCCGCTTTTTGAACAAACTGAAATTCTGGAGCCAACCATTAAAGCATTTGACATTATGCTTGATGATCCTAAACCGGGTCGTGAAGATTGGTGGTGGTGTGACGCTCTCTTTATGGCGCCTCCTGGTTTTGCTACTTTGGCTGAAATTACCAACGAACGACGTTATTTGGATTACATGCATACGGCTTATTGGGATGCGATTGAACATTTACGTGATCCTGAAACAGGGCTTATCTTCCGTGATCATCGCTATATTCCTGATGGTGAAGGCAATGAATTACGCGAGGCTAATGGTGAAAAAGTATTTTGGAGCCGTGGTATTGGTTGGGTTCTTGCTTCGATACCTCGTATCCTAAAATATATGCCTGATGATTATCATGGTCGTGAACGTTATATTGCATTATTTAAAGAATTAGCGACATCCATCCTAGATTATCAACATGAAGATGGTTTTTGGCGAACCAGCTTACTCGATCCTGATAATTTTCCTGCACCAGAAAGTTCAGCAACAGCGTTATTTTGTTATGGACTCGCATGGGGAATTAATCAGGGAGTACTAGAAAAAGAGGTGTATTTACCTGCATTAAACAGAGCGTGGTCAGCATTACAAACCTGTATTCATGACAATGGCATGATAGGCTGGGTACAACTTCCGGCATTTAATCCGCGAGAGGTCAAGTTTGAGCATAATATGGATTATGGTGCTGGTGCTTATTTATTAGCAGGAAGTGAAGTTTTAAGTCTTTTGTAA
- the kduI gene encoding 5-dehydro-4-deoxy-D-glucuronate isomerase, whose amino-acid sequence MEIRQPIHSEHAKRLDTEGLRKEFLIENLFCEGEMNLTYSHIDRIIVGGIVPTTQPLALMAGKALGVDFFLERRELGAINIGGAGKVIVDGEVFDIGAREAIYIGMGAKSVEFTSDSVETPARFYMNCAPAHHTYPTRKITQQQASPEKIGNVENCNVRTIYKFLHPSVLPTCQLSMGMTVLEPGSLWNTMPCHTHERRMEVYLYFDMKEDNVVFHYMGEPTETRHLVVRNEQAVISPSWSIHSGVGSASYTFIWGMVGENQVFHDMDHVAMKDLK is encoded by the coding sequence ATGGAAATTCGTCAGCCAATTCATAGTGAACATGCTAAAAGGCTTGATACAGAAGGACTTCGCAAGGAGTTCCTGATTGAAAACCTATTCTGTGAAGGGGAAATGAATCTCACTTATAGCCATATAGATCGCATTATTGTTGGCGGTATTGTTCCTACAACACAGCCTTTAGCGTTAATGGCAGGTAAAGCATTAGGCGTTGATTTCTTTTTAGAAAGACGTGAGTTAGGTGCCATTAATATTGGTGGTGCTGGCAAAGTGATTGTTGATGGTGAAGTGTTTGATATTGGTGCTCGTGAAGCGATTTACATTGGAATGGGTGCTAAAAGTGTTGAATTTACCAGTGATAGTGTAGAAACACCGGCTCGTTTTTATATGAATTGCGCGCCAGCCCATCATACTTACCCAACGCGCAAAATAACACAACAGCAAGCATCACCAGAAAAAATTGGTAATGTAGAAAACTGTAACGTTCGTACTATTTATAAATTCTTACACCCTTCAGTTTTGCCTACATGCCAATTGTCTATGGGGATGACGGTTCTTGAACCGGGTAGCCTATGGAATACCATGCCTTGCCATACCCATGAGCGTCGTATGGAAGTCTATCTCTATTTTGATATGAAAGAGGACAATGTGGTTTTCCATTATATGGGAGAACCAACGGAAACACGTCATTTAGTTGTCCGTAATGAGCAAGCCGTGATAAGTCCTAGCTGGTCAATTCATTCTGGTGTTGGCTCTGCATCTTATACCTTTATTTGGGGAATGGTTGGTGAAAATCAGGTCTTCCACGATATGGATCATGTTGCAATGAAAGATCTGAAATAA
- the kbaZ gene encoding tagatose-bisphosphate aldolase subunit KbaZ, whose translation MHPLEKIVQQHKSGKQNGIYSVCSAHPLVIEAALLQALDNDSFLLIEATSNQVDQFGGYTGMTPSDFYQYVIEQAENVGFPIEKLILGGDHLGPNRWQHLNAENAMANADVLIAHYVAAGFKKIHLDCSMSCADDPIPLTDEIVASRAARLAVIAENTAKETFGTSDIVYVVGTEVPVPGGAAEELDTVEVTSPDAARKTLECHRQAFQDVGIGDCWERVIGLVVQPGVEFDHTGIIDYQQEKAQALSQVVNDYSHLVFEAHSTDYQTKEAYKQLVNDHFAILKVGPALTFAMREGLYALCSIEETLFPQEQCSKLREKMEQLMCREPGFWQKYYHGDERQQAFARVYSFSDRIRYYWPDAEINAAIDTLMSNLSVKPIPLPLLSQYLPYQFTQFREGMIDGSPRSFVIAKIRDVLSVYADACYVH comes from the coding sequence ATGCATCCTTTAGAAAAGATTGTTCAGCAACATAAATCGGGCAAACAGAATGGTATTTATTCTGTTTGTTCTGCCCATCCTTTAGTAATAGAAGCAGCTCTATTACAAGCGCTGGATAATGATTCCTTTCTGCTCATTGAAGCCACCTCTAATCAGGTTGATCAGTTTGGTGGTTATACAGGAATGACACCTTCTGACTTCTACCAATATGTTATCGAACAGGCGGAAAATGTCGGTTTTCCTATCGAGAAGCTTATTCTTGGTGGTGATCATTTAGGCCCTAATCGCTGGCAACATCTTAACGCCGAAAACGCGATGGCAAATGCAGATGTGTTGATTGCACACTATGTTGCCGCCGGTTTTAAGAAAATCCATCTTGATTGCAGTATGTCTTGTGCTGATGATCCCATTCCTTTAACGGATGAGATTGTGGCATCTCGTGCCGCTCGTCTTGCCGTGATTGCAGAAAATACGGCAAAAGAGACATTTGGTACAAGTGATATTGTTTATGTTGTTGGTACAGAAGTGCCCGTTCCTGGTGGTGCCGCTGAAGAACTCGATACTGTGGAAGTCACGTCACCTGATGCAGCACGCAAAACACTAGAGTGCCATCGTCAAGCTTTTCAAGATGTTGGAATTGGTGATTGTTGGGAACGCGTCATTGGTTTGGTTGTTCAACCTGGCGTTGAATTTGATCATACGGGGATCATTGATTATCAACAAGAAAAAGCGCAAGCATTAAGCCAAGTTGTCAATGATTATTCTCACCTCGTTTTCGAAGCCCATTCTACGGATTATCAAACTAAAGAAGCTTATAAACAGCTAGTTAACGATCATTTTGCCATTTTAAAAGTCGGACCCGCACTCACTTTTGCAATGCGTGAAGGTTTATACGCACTTTGCTCCATTGAAGAAACCTTATTCCCGCAGGAACAGTGCTCTAAATTACGTGAAAAAATGGAGCAGCTGATGTGTCGTGAGCCAGGTTTTTGGCAAAAATACTATCATGGTGATGAGCGTCAACAAGCCTTTGCTCGAGTATATAGTTTTAGTGATCGCATTCGCTATTACTGGCCTGATGCTGAAATTAATGCCGCCATTGACACGCTAATGAGTAACTTATCCGTTAAACCTATTCCATTACCATTATTGAGCCAATATCTGCCTTATCAATTTACTCAATTTAGAGAAGGCATGATTGATGGATCGCCGAGATCTTTTGTTATTGCAAAAATTCGTGATGTGTTATCGGTTTATGCCGATGCGTGCTATGTCCATTAA
- a CDS encoding SIS domain-containing protein yields MEYLSYQTAQLEQLNAFWTAKEIEQQPECWKKTWQSVKEKRTDIETFLNKALAAPHARIILTGAGTSAFAGKALAPILSGHIKRRVDAIATTDLVADPQEYLAEDIPTLLISFARSGNSPESVAALDVATECLSQCYHLVLTCNANGKLYEYCQNNSSALALLMPEESNDRSLAMTSSFSSMMMAAVTIFLGDNVFSDSIVPFFSHYKAQFNKANQIIRDKYAGKFKRVIYLGSGGLQGLAQEAALKMLELTAGKVVASFDTPLGFRHGPKSIVNKETLVVMFFSNDPYTRQYETDLLREVIHDNASGKVIAITARNDNSFSPESFVYIPALENCSDVALLFPYLMLAQSFAFHSSIALGNTPDNPSPTGEINRVVQGVTIYPFSHKKDDTQSVLN; encoded by the coding sequence ATGGAATATTTAAGTTATCAGACCGCTCAATTGGAGCAACTGAATGCATTTTGGACTGCGAAAGAGATTGAGCAACAACCAGAGTGTTGGAAGAAAACATGGCAGTCAGTGAAAGAAAAACGTACTGACATTGAAACTTTTTTAAATAAAGCGCTCGCAGCACCTCATGCGCGAATTATTTTAACAGGCGCTGGCACATCAGCCTTTGCTGGCAAAGCATTAGCCCCTATTTTAAGTGGCCATATAAAACGTCGAGTAGATGCGATAGCAACAACGGATTTGGTAGCTGATCCACAAGAGTATTTAGCGGAAGACATCCCTACGTTATTAATTTCTTTTGCCCGCTCAGGTAATAGCCCTGAAAGTGTGGCGGCGTTAGATGTTGCAACTGAGTGTTTATCACAGTGTTATCACTTAGTGCTGACATGTAATGCCAATGGCAAGCTTTATGAGTACTGCCAAAATAATAGTAGTGCATTGGCATTGTTGATGCCCGAAGAATCCAATGACCGTTCTTTAGCAATGACCTCTAGCTTTTCATCCATGATGATGGCTGCTGTGACTATTTTCTTAGGTGATAACGTCTTTAGTGATTCTATCGTGCCCTTTTTTAGTCACTATAAGGCGCAGTTTAATAAAGCGAATCAAATTATTAGGGATAAATATGCGGGTAAGTTTAAACGGGTTATTTATCTAGGAAGTGGCGGATTGCAAGGATTAGCCCAAGAAGCTGCGTTAAAAATGTTGGAGCTTACCGCAGGCAAAGTCGTAGCTAGTTTTGATACTCCATTAGGCTTTCGGCACGGACCTAAGTCTATCGTAAATAAAGAAACTTTAGTGGTGATGTTTTTCTCTAATGATCCTTATACACGCCAATATGAGACCGACTTATTACGAGAGGTTATTCACGATAATGCATCAGGCAAGGTGATCGCGATCACCGCACGAAATGATAATTCTTTCTCACCTGAGAGTTTTGTTTATATTCCAGCGTTAGAGAACTGTTCTGATGTGGCGCTATTGTTCCCTTACTTGATGTTGGCGCAATCATTCGCATTTCACAGTTCCATTGCACTAGGGAATACGCCTGATAACCCGTCTCCGACAGGAGAAATCAACCGTGTTGTACAAGGCGTCACAATTTATCCGTTCTCACACAAAAAAGACGACACACAGTCTGTTTTAAATTAA
- the agaV gene encoding PTS N-acetylgalactosamine transporter subunit IIB, whose amino-acid sequence MNTPNIVWTRIDERLLHGQIRITWGKHTEANLILVANDDAAEGPNAAFMQAGMKASAGGEYAVRFFSIQKTIDVISKASPRQKIFVLCNNPKDVARLVEGGVPITHCNVGNMHFHEGKRQIAKTVSVNDADIDAFKSLVANGVTCTIQNTPDQTPVDVLALASA is encoded by the coding sequence ATGAACACACCGAATATTGTCTGGACCCGCATTGATGAACGTTTACTCCATGGTCAAATCCGCATTACATGGGGTAAACATACAGAAGCAAATCTGATTTTAGTGGCTAATGATGATGCAGCAGAAGGCCCTAATGCCGCATTTATGCAAGCAGGAATGAAAGCATCAGCGGGAGGTGAATACGCTGTTCGCTTCTTTTCAATTCAAAAAACAATTGATGTTATTAGTAAAGCATCTCCTCGTCAGAAAATTTTTGTTTTGTGTAATAACCCGAAAGATGTCGCCCGTTTAGTGGAAGGGGGGGTGCCCATTACTCACTGTAATGTTGGCAATATGCATTTTCATGAGGGGAAACGCCAAATTGCGAAAACCGTATCAGTCAATGATGCTGACATTGATGCGTTCAAAAGCCTTGTCGCAAATGGGGTGACTTGCACAATTCAAAACACTCCCGATCAGACACCTGTTGATGTGTTAGCGCTCGCATCAGCCTGA
- a CDS encoding PTS system mannose/fructose/sorbose family transporter subunit IID, with amino-acid sequence MVSDNSTVLKTQDKPETGSLIDGIDEYQDTTIRKVITKGDLWKCAFRGLFMEGNFNFERMQGGGFAFSIIPALKKIHGNNKRDYATSLKNHLQFFNASPKLFTFLLGTAVAMEENKEKPSTVNVMKVAGMGPTGGIGDAIDHMTLMPLTLALGASIAMEGSIAGPFVFFFLYQIVHFLVYFGLMFMGYRAGTAAMVNMSDATEKLAKAANIMGIFVIGALSATFIKVQTTASLELGGKVVELQTALFDKIMPNLLPLCLVFLMYKMVKSTGFWGKPPVLIFSTLAFGVVGHVLGFL; translated from the coding sequence ATGGTATCTGATAATAGCACCGTATTGAAAACACAGGATAAACCAGAAACGGGTTCTTTGATTGATGGCATTGATGAGTATCAAGATACCACAATCAGAAAAGTGATTACGAAAGGTGATCTTTGGAAGTGTGCGTTCCGAGGCCTCTTTATGGAAGGCAACTTTAACTTTGAGCGTATGCAAGGTGGGGGATTTGCTTTCTCGATTATCCCGGCGCTAAAGAAAATTCATGGGAATAATAAACGTGACTATGCAACATCACTAAAAAACCATCTGCAATTTTTTAATGCCAGTCCTAAGCTGTTTACCTTTTTATTGGGTACAGCCGTTGCAATGGAAGAAAATAAAGAAAAACCATCGACGGTTAACGTGATGAAAGTCGCGGGAATGGGACCAACAGGAGGCATTGGTGACGCTATTGACCATATGACCTTAATGCCACTGACATTAGCATTAGGTGCTTCCATTGCAATGGAAGGTTCGATAGCAGGGCCTTTTGTTTTCTTCTTCTTATATCAAATTGTTCACTTTTTAGTGTATTTCGGGCTGATGTTTATGGGGTATCGCGCGGGCACTGCGGCGATGGTCAATATGAGTGATGCCACTGAAAAACTAGCTAAAGCCGCCAATATCATGGGGATTTTTGTTATCGGTGCGCTTAGTGCGACCTTTATTAAGGTACAAACCACCGCCTCGCTGGAGCTCGGAGGGAAAGTGGTTGAATTGCAAACCGCACTCTTTGACAAAATTATGCCGAATTTACTGCCTCTGTGCTTAGTTTTCCTAATGTACAAAATGGTGAAAAGTACGGGTTTTTGGGGTAAGCCTCCAGTATTGATTTTCTCAACGCTTGCATTTGGCGTTGTCGGTCACGTATTAGGATTCTTATAA
- the kduD gene encoding 2-dehydro-3-deoxy-D-gluconate 5-dehydrogenase KduD: MNLFDLNGKVAIVTGCNTGLGQGMAIGLAKAGADIVGVGIQDAPETRQQVEALGRRFHYITQNLMKQDGLQALVDEAVSVMGRIDILVNNAGIIRREDLLEFSEKDWDDVIDINQKTLFFLSQKVARQFVKQGEGGKIINIASMLSYQGGIRVPSYTASKSAVMGLTRALATELSQYNINVNAIAPGYMATDNTAALRADDVRNAAIVERIPAGRWGTPEDVAGPAIFLASKASDYVNGYTIAVDGGWLAR; the protein is encoded by the coding sequence ATGAATTTATTCGATTTAAATGGCAAGGTTGCTATTGTCACGGGTTGTAATACTGGATTAGGTCAAGGCATGGCGATCGGTTTAGCCAAAGCGGGTGCAGATATTGTGGGGGTGGGTATTCAAGATGCACCTGAAACTCGTCAACAAGTAGAAGCATTGGGGCGTCGCTTTCATTACATTACGCAAAATTTAATGAAACAAGATGGATTGCAAGCGCTGGTGGATGAAGCCGTTTCTGTCATGGGGCGCATTGATATTTTAGTGAATAATGCAGGTATTATTCGCCGCGAAGATCTCTTGGAATTTAGTGAAAAAGATTGGGATGATGTGATTGATATTAATCAGAAAACACTGTTTTTTTTATCTCAAAAAGTCGCTCGTCAATTTGTGAAACAAGGAGAGGGAGGCAAGATAATTAATATTGCTTCTATGCTCTCTTATCAAGGCGGAATTCGTGTACCTTCTTACACCGCAAGTAAATCTGCAGTCATGGGATTAACTCGCGCATTGGCGACTGAACTTTCTCAATATAATATCAATGTAAATGCTATTGCTCCGGGCTATATGGCAACAGATAACACCGCGGCACTGCGTGCTGATGATGTTCGTAATGCCGCTATTGTAGAGCGAATTCCTGCTGGACGTTGGGGAACGCCTGAAGATGTTGCTGGTCCTGCGATTTTCTTAGCGTCTAAAGCGAGTGATTATGTAAATGGATACACCATTGCGGTTGATGGTGGTTGGTTAGCTCGTTAA
- the agaF gene encoding PTS galactosamine/N-acetylgalactosamine transporter subunit IIA, which yields MIGLIVSGHLNFASGMASAVKAIAGEQEDIAFIDFVESISPDELEEKMCEAIDSMSCQQYLFLTDLPGGTPCNRAMAIMMQNPAVEVLAGVNLPMIVNAAFEREGGSVSELVQTLREIGQESIQDIREQLAQIDSNDVEEEDGL from the coding sequence ATGATCGGTCTTATTGTTTCAGGGCATCTTAATTTTGCCTCTGGTATGGCATCAGCGGTAAAAGCGATTGCTGGAGAACAGGAAGATATCGCGTTTATTGATTTTGTTGAGTCAATTTCCCCTGATGAATTAGAAGAAAAAATGTGTGAAGCAATTGACTCAATGTCATGTCAGCAATATCTCTTTTTAACGGATTTACCTGGTGGCACCCCCTGTAATCGTGCAATGGCAATTATGATGCAAAACCCGGCTGTTGAAGTGCTAGCCGGTGTGAATTTACCAATGATTGTGAATGCCGCTTTTGAACGAGAGGGGGGTTCAGTGTCAGAGTTAGTGCAAACGTTGCGCGAAATAGGTCAAGAAAGTATCCAAGATATTCGTGAGCAGCTGGCGCAAATAGACAGTAATGATGTTGAAGAAGAAGACGGTTTATGA
- the nagA gene encoding N-acetylglucosamine-6-phosphate deacetylase, which yields MSQRYAILADRTFTPEGIRYLCYVHIKGDVIESITTQAPIDCPIIRLKGRSLLPGFVDIHIHGREGADVMDATQQGLQTIADALVKTGVVAWVGTTVTAPIDDIRLALSQVREFLSKPQTSGALLLGSFLEGPYFTERHRGSHPVKYLKAPTISELETLLESAGDTLLRVAVAPEAQGSMEAIDWLVNRGIKPSVAHTAATYEQASAAFLHGADCGVHLYNGMTGLHHREPGCCGAVLYHNVLAELIADGIHVHPVMMQLAYRMKGYQQLALITDCMRAGGLPDGDYTLGAQTVCVTQGQAKTADGSLAGSTCSLDSALRNMVQLAHVPEWEAVQMASAIPAEYLGIGDKLGYIKAGREASFAVVDECFHLTDTFIRGNHIYSVSGENA from the coding sequence ATGAGTCAGCGATATGCCATTTTAGCAGATAGAACCTTTACACCAGAAGGTATTCGTTATCTTTGCTATGTCCATATTAAAGGCGATGTTATTGAATCAATTACCACACAAGCGCCAATAGATTGCCCCATTATTCGCCTAAAAGGGCGATCGTTATTGCCTGGATTTGTGGATATTCATATTCATGGACGTGAAGGTGCTGATGTAATGGATGCGACTCAGCAAGGGTTACAAACCATTGCGGATGCTTTAGTGAAGACGGGCGTTGTTGCATGGGTAGGTACAACGGTGACTGCGCCTATAGATGATATTCGCCTCGCATTATCACAAGTACGTGAGTTCTTATCAAAGCCACAAACATCCGGTGCGTTGTTGCTTGGGAGTTTTTTAGAAGGGCCTTATTTTACCGAACGTCATAGAGGTTCGCATCCGGTGAAATATCTAAAAGCACCCACAATATCAGAGCTAGAAACACTGCTTGAAAGTGCGGGTGACACACTATTGCGTGTTGCTGTTGCGCCAGAAGCTCAAGGTTCGATGGAAGCGATTGATTGGTTGGTCAATCGAGGTATTAAGCCTAGTGTGGCGCATACAGCGGCAACTTATGAACAAGCATCAGCTGCATTTTTACATGGCGCAGATTGTGGTGTGCACTTGTATAACGGTATGACGGGGCTTCATCATCGCGAGCCAGGATGTTGTGGTGCCGTGTTATATCACAATGTCTTGGCGGAATTGATCGCAGATGGCATTCATGTTCATCCCGTTATGATGCAATTAGCGTATCGCATGAAAGGCTACCAACAACTCGCTTTAATTACAGATTGCATGCGTGCGGGGGGATTACCTGATGGTGATTACACGCTGGGCGCTCAAACAGTGTGCGTCACCCAAGGTCAAGCAAAAACAGCCGATGGCTCGTTGGCTGGAAGTACTTGTAGCTTAGATAGTGCATTAAGAAATATGGTGCAACTCGCTCATGTCCCTGAGTGGGAAGCCGTGCAAATGGCGAGTGCGATCCCTGCCGAGTATCTCGGTATCGGCGATAAATTGGGTTATATCAAAGCGGGGCGAGAAGCCAGCTTTGCTGTGGTGGATGAGTGTTTTCATCTCACCGATACATTCATCAGAGGAAATCATATTTACTCTGTATCCGGGGAAAATGCATAG
- the agaR gene encoding transcriptional repressor AgaR, with protein sequence MKAAVERRMEILDMVNQQGKARVEDLAELFKVSSVTIRSDLSFLEKNGYIVRSHGAAIPNTGFIAELSIHEKRGQNAGIKTLIGKAAATLIKDGDTVILDSGTTTREIATHLKSRENVVVMTNGLDVAMELANTSGVEVLMTGGVLRKSALSFSGSQAENSLRNYRFDKVFLGVDGFDLRVGITTHNEQEASLNRLMCDISETIIAVADSTKFSKRSCHMIREFGDIDILVTDSGIPEEYIQELKDHKIEVIIVDDKAS encoded by the coding sequence GTGAAAGCGGCAGTTGAGAGGCGTATGGAAATCCTCGATATGGTAAACCAACAAGGTAAAGCCAGAGTCGAAGATCTCGCTGAATTATTTAAAGTCTCAAGTGTCACTATCCGCAGCGATCTAAGTTTTCTTGAGAAAAATGGTTATATCGTTCGCTCTCATGGTGCAGCAATTCCTAATACAGGATTTATTGCCGAATTGAGTATCCACGAAAAACGTGGACAAAATGCGGGTATAAAAACATTAATCGGGAAAGCTGCCGCAACGCTGATTAAGGATGGAGACACCGTCATTCTTGACTCGGGGACAACTACTCGCGAAATCGCGACACATTTGAAGTCGCGCGAAAATGTAGTGGTCATGACTAACGGTCTGGATGTCGCAATGGAGTTAGCAAATACCTCAGGTGTGGAAGTATTAATGACCGGTGGTGTATTGCGAAAAAGTGCGTTGTCTTTTTCAGGCTCACAAGCTGAAAATAGTCTTAGAAATTATCGTTTCGATAAGGTTTTTCTAGGCGTTGACGGATTCGATTTACGTGTTGGTATCACCACACACAATGAACAGGAAGCCAGTCTTAACCGTTTAATGTGTGATATCTCAGAAACGATTATTGCGGTTGCAGATTCTACGAAATTCAGTAAACGCAGCTGTCATATGATCAGAGAGTTTGGTGATATTGATATACTAGTGACCGATTCAGGTATTCCTGAGGAATATATTCAGGAACTGAAAGATCACAAAATTGAAGTCATTATCGTCGACGATAAGGCATCGTAA
- the agaW gene encoding PTS N-acetylgalactosamine transporter subunit IIC, with product MIFEASLVALWAFFCGIDKYDVALNIHRPLITGPVVGLIMGDMQVGLIAGATLELAWLGLVPNAGAQPPDVTLGTIAAVAFAVMTNQSPEVAMGIGMPIAVLMQMLVIGFFAMTAFTMGKADRYAERADAGGVSRLLIITIIVRSLLYALVAFVTVYFGEHAAQWIDDNTPKVLLEGLGIGAKMVPAIGFAMLLKIMWSKEVAGVFFIGFVMTTYLKLPIMAVAILGASAAALYFFFSGNNKNTSQQNEDFEDGI from the coding sequence ATGATTTTTGAAGCTTCTTTAGTGGCTTTATGGGCCTTCTTTTGCGGTATCGATAAGTATGACGTTGCATTAAATATTCATAGACCATTAATTACAGGTCCTGTCGTTGGCCTGATTATGGGTGATATGCAGGTTGGATTGATTGCGGGAGCAACATTAGAACTTGCTTGGTTAGGACTTGTACCTAATGCAGGCGCTCAGCCACCAGATGTCACACTAGGTACTATTGCAGCGGTTGCTTTTGCCGTAATGACAAATCAATCACCTGAAGTTGCGATGGGGATTGGTATGCCAATTGCCGTGTTAATGCAAATGTTGGTGATCGGCTTCTTTGCAATGACGGCTTTCACTATGGGTAAAGCGGATAGATACGCAGAAAGAGCTGATGCTGGTGGAGTATCGCGGCTACTGATTATCACGATCATTGTTCGCTCGTTACTTTATGCTTTAGTTGCCTTCGTAACGGTCTATTTTGGTGAACACGCGGCTCAGTGGATTGATGATAATACCCCGAAAGTGTTGCTTGAAGGTTTAGGTATTGGCGCGAAGATGGTTCCTGCTATTGGTTTCGCAATGTTGTTGAAAATCATGTGGTCAAAAGAAGTGGCTGGTGTGTTCTTCATTGGTTTCGTCATGACAACCTATTTAAAACTCCCAATTATGGCGGTCGCTATTTTAGGCGCATCAGCCGCTGCGCTCTACTTCTTCTTTAGTGGTAATAACAAAAATACAAGTCAGCAAAATGAGGATTTCGAAGATGGTATCTGA